The Paraburkholderia dioscoreae DNA window TCGATCCCGCCGACAGCGGTGTGGTCTACATTACGGAGTCTGAATCCGGACAGATTCTGCGCGCCGCGGTGCCGCTTCAGGGCGCCCGTCCTTACTCGCACGACTAGACCGCGTCACGACAAAAAACACCTTCGCGAAGCCCAGGCTGATGCACCCAGTGGCATTAGCGAGGGCGTGGCCGTATCGAGCTTTCAGACGGGCAGGCGCACAACACTAGGCGACGCTTGCCGCGACGGGCTGATTGCTGCCGCGCGTCCACGTGCGGTCGTCGAGCGTCGTTGCGCGATGCATCTCGCGAACGTCGGTTTCCGGAATATGCGGACGACCGCGATGCATCAGCGCACGGTTGTCCCACATGACGAGGTCGCGAACCGACCATTCGTGCGAATACACGAACTGCGGCTGCGTGGCGAACTCGGTCAGTTCGCGCAGCAGATCGCGGCCTTCCGGCTCTGGCCAGCCGACCACATGCGTCGCGTGGCTCGACAGGTACAGCGATTTGCGCCTGGAGATGGCATGCGTGCGGACCAGTTCGTGAATGCACGGCGCGAGCGCCTTGCGTTCTTCGTCGGATGCGTCGTAGAAGCCGGCGGCCGCGCGTGACGCCATGATGTCGTAGTGGCAGCTCAGGCCTTCGACAACCTTGCGTAAATGATCAGGCAGGTTGTCATACGCGGCGCGCATGTCGGCGAACTGCGTTTGACCGCCGACCGCCGGTACGATATACGAGAGCAGAAACGAATAGCGTGCGGGCAGCGGCAGATACGAGGCATCCGAGTGCCAGCGGCGGCTCGTGAGGTTGTTCATCCTGCGGCGGTCGCCGGGCCGGTAGGTCTGGTTCTCCTTGCTGAGATTGGAGATGTCGTTGATCATCGGGGCGAGCCGGTGATCCTCCGGGCGCGTCGAGTATGAGACGGCAATCTGCAGCGGACCGAAGCCGGCGGCGAATGCAAGCAACTGGTCGTCGTCGATGTACTGGCGCGGAAAGATCAGTACCGGATATTGGCCGCTGGCCTGCTCGATTTCAACGATACGCTCATCGGAAAGCGGTTTTGACAGATCGAGTCCGTGGATGCGCGCAGCGATGAATGGATGGACGGCTTCGACGTTCAGGCTCATGGATGTTCCTTGTATCGGACGAGGGTGGAGTTCGTCAGGCACGCGCGAATGCGCGCTACGAGTTCGCTCCATTCCATCGTACCGACCGCATGCGGCGGCTCACAAGCGAGTTTATTGAACACCTGGTGTGAGGTTGCGTCGGGCGGCGGCGCTACACCACTTCGATGTGCTCGGCCTGGGTCCGGTCGATCTCTTCGATCGTTTTGCGCACCTCGTCCTTGAGCCATTCGGAGAAGCGCAGAATGACCGGCTGCTCGCTCTTCATTTCGTTGTGCACGAGGTAATACGATCGGCCGGTCTTCACGCGCTGCGGAAGCGCCGCGACCAGCCGCCTGTTGGCAAGGTCTTCCTGCACGAACAGCGTTTGCGCCATGGCGAGGCCCAGACCGTCTACCGCACCCTGATACGCGAGGCCCGAGTATTCGAGTTTCAAACCCTTGTAGCCGTCCACACGTGTCGCGCCGGTCGCGCTCAGCCAGCGCTGCCAGTCGTCGTGGCGCGCTGCCGCGTGCAGCAGAAGGAACGATTCGAGATCGTCCGGATTGCCAAGTTCGTGTCCGGCGAGCAACGTGGGGCTGCCGACCGGTACGAGTTCTTCATGGAACAGATGCTCGCTGACCAGACCCGGCCAGTCGCCGTTGCCGAACCAGATCGCAACGTCGACCTCTTCGTCTCTCGGCGACACGTGTTCGTGCGCGCTTTCGACCTGAAGGGTGATCTCGGGATATAGCTTCTTGAAGCGCGCGAGCCGTGGAATCAGAAAGCGCATCGCGAATGTGGACAGCACGCCGATACGCAAGGACGCATTGTCCGGCCGCGCGTAGAAGTATTCGGCGGTCACGTCCTGGATCTGATCGAACAGCACCTGCAAGCGGGACGCGTAAGCGGCGCCGCGCTTGGTGAGCACGACCTGCTGGTGGCCGCGCTCGAACAGCTTGGCGTTGAGGTAGTCCTCGAGCTTCGCGACATGGCGGCTGATCGCGCTGTGCGTTACGCACAGCTCCTCCGCCGCGCGCGTCATGCTCTGATTGCGCGCGGCGGACTCGAAAGCGCGCAACGCATTCAATGAAGGAAGTCGGCGTTTGGGCATCGCGTGTCTCCGTCAATCA harbors:
- a CDS encoding TauD/TfdA dioxygenase family protein, producing MSLNVEAVHPFIAARIHGLDLSKPLSDERIVEIEQASGQYPVLIFPRQYIDDDQLLAFAAGFGPLQIAVSYSTRPEDHRLAPMINDISNLSKENQTYRPGDRRRMNNLTSRRWHSDASYLPLPARYSFLLSYIVPAVGGQTQFADMRAAYDNLPDHLRKVVEGLSCHYDIMASRAAAGFYDASDEERKALAPCIHELVRTHAISRRKSLYLSSHATHVVGWPEPEGRDLLRELTEFATQPQFVYSHEWSVRDLVMWDNRALMHRGRPHIPETDVREMHRATTLDDRTWTRGSNQPVAASVA
- the gcvA gene encoding transcriptional regulator GcvA; the encoded protein is MPKRRLPSLNALRAFESAARNQSMTRAAEELCVTHSAISRHVAKLEDYLNAKLFERGHQQVVLTKRGAAYASRLQVLFDQIQDVTAEYFYARPDNASLRIGVLSTFAMRFLIPRLARFKKLYPEITLQVESAHEHVSPRDEEVDVAIWFGNGDWPGLVSEHLFHEELVPVGSPTLLAGHELGNPDDLESFLLLHAAARHDDWQRWLSATGATRVDGYKGLKLEYSGLAYQGAVDGLGLAMAQTLFVQEDLANRRLVAALPQRVKTGRSYYLVHNEMKSEQPVILRFSEWLKDEVRKTIEEIDRTQAEHIEVV